One genomic segment of Odocoileus virginianus isolate 20LAN1187 ecotype Illinois chromosome 17, Ovbor_1.2, whole genome shotgun sequence includes these proteins:
- the HES7 gene encoding transcription factor HES-7 → MLKPLVEKRRRDRINRSLEELRLLLLERTRDQNLRNPKLEKAEILEFAVGYLRERSRVEPPGVPRSPAQDAEALASCYLSGFRECLLRLAAFAQDASPAARAQLFSALHGYLRPKPPRPEPGEPRPPAPRLPLDPAAPAPGPALHQRPPVHKGPPSPRCARSPSPCSPRAGDSGAPAPLTGLLPPPPPHRQDGAPKAPPPPPPAFWRPWP, encoded by the exons ATGCTGAAGCCGCTCGTGGAGAAGCGGCGCCGGGACCGCATCAACCGCAGCCTGGAAGaactgaggctgctgctgctggagcgGACCCGGGACCAG AACCTCCGGAACCCGAAGCTGGAGAAAGCAGAGATACTGGAGTTCGCCGTGGGCTACTTGAGGGAGCGAAGCCGGGTGGAGCCCCCGG GGGTTCCCCGATCCCCAGCCCAGGACGCCGAGGCGCTCGCCAGCTGCTACTTGTCGGGATTCCGCGAGTGCCTGCTCCGCTTGGCGGCCTTCGCGCAAGACGCCAGCCCGGCCGCGCGCGCCCAGCTCTTCTCCGCGCTGCACGGTTACCTGCGCCCCAAGCCGCCCCGGCCGGAACCGGGAGAGCCCAGGCCCCCCGCGCCGCGCCTACCGCTGGACCCCGCCGCCCCAGCGCCCGGCCCCGCGCTCCACCAGCGTCCCCCAGTTCACAAGGGCCCCCCCAGCCCGCGCTGCGCGCGGTCCCCGTCCCCCTGCTCCCCTCGAGCCGGTGATTCCGGCGCGCCGGCCCCCCTCACCGgactgctgccgccgccgccgcctcacAGACAAGACGGGGCGCCCAaggccccgccgcccccgccgcccgctTTCTGGAGACCTTGGCCCTGA